The genomic DNA aagataagataagatatATTTAATGAAAGCTTGGTACATCAAGTAGACGGTAAACAAGTGCGTTGCTACATGCTAAAGTAAGACAAGCATAGTGGAATTAAAACAAATATTAAAGAGAAACATTAGACAACTGGCGCTCGACTTCCCAGAGCTTGGGAAGAATACCAGTGTGTTGCCAGCAATTCCGGATGCTTGATGCGGAGACTTTGTCCCATGCTTGCTGTGACAAACACATTGCGTCCAGCTGATGAACCTTGTAAGGATTCAACATACCAGCTGCctcacaatcaaggacaaaCTTGGTGTGGAGCCAGCGATAGTTAGACTTGAAGTTGCGGATAATACCCGCGTCCATAGGCTGGATCCAAGACGTAAGGTTTGGAGGCAGGTAGTAAACTTCAATGTTGGGAGTGCGCGCTGGATCATGTTTGTGAGAGCTGGCGTTATCACAAAGCAAAAGGATCCGGCAACCTTGGGATTCCATTTGCGCATTAAGACGTTCAAGATATCTACGCGTAAATGTTTAAATAAAACTCAACAAAAGTTACTAAGAAAATTACTTACGCTTGCCAAAGCTTGGCCGTCATCCATGCCTTCTTATTGGAGGCATAATCAAAGCCATAATTGGATGGAGGACCATTTGTAAAGCAGCAAGGACGGGAGGCAAACCCAATAGTAAAGGGCAGAAGTTTCTCCCCTgtagtgtcgtagacacaactgataccagggaatttattcccattttctcaattttaaaaaggcaaacggacaacattttcgatcacgtgacctcggcgcttatatcatacgctaagcgccgagccacgtccccttcgcgcttactcagcacacgtagccacctccacctatgacatcatcatgacacgtcagtgacacgtatgcatgagtaaggccaactgcggagcggggttcctatttgatacggtattggataatatgtatttgtaattagctagcttgtagaatatataaggaggccaaccaaccatggtaacacccaggtcgattacctcttgtcgcatctcatcattgtacaaggaccttaggtccagtaactacttagttcACTAGTCccacgtcgccttaagcgacttCTGCACTGTACTGAGTTAGCTTGTCATCACCCTTACAGGTCTTgacaccgtagtatagttggttgttgtcgtaggtagcttgcccaccgccttacgcggttctttacttagtcactcccggccgcaagcgcccacctcctcaacgtccttatagacgtctaggacactaggtaatcgaccttacgttggttgcaaaccgttctgtacACCCACCACTAAGACTCAACCCCGGAGAAgaatacctgtactagcacaaccgaaatcacgtgatcggggctaccttgcgggataataatcaaaactcccccacccccatgtagtaggaaattgctataaggcaggatattcctatcccccgcataccacacggtCGCCGCACCCTTTGCCAGCGGagccagacagcagatacacccgcttgcagagactaggtactacatcacgcccgtccacggcagtgattagttacacttactgttcaacgctaggtcgtttgacgcaGGCTCTTAGCGTACTacgcaataaagcgctcataagtcctgacaaaggCACACCTACTGTCCCCCCATCTCCCACCATTCTCTCCCGGACTCCCACACGCTCCTCTTGCGGGCCtttcccacgctggccgctcatACCCCCAAtctaccatggcaacccgttcccggacaGCCTCTCGAGCCCAATCCCCTTCAATTCGGGACACCTGGAACCCCAGCTTCCGCCAACCTCCTCTGTCGAATAGGCAAGGTCTCCCTTGAACGAGTCACCCGATCCTCCTCGGCCTACTCGGCCAAGTTGAACGCCTCGAGCGAGAAATTGCtgagatcaaggaagcagggatCGAAACAAGGACCAACGTCGAAAATTTCCCAAAccgtcgatgttgtcaaggatgggctttgaagcctccagctccaaggcCCTCGTACCCTGAAGGTCCCCAGCCAAAAGCcgtggaagaaacgccacgTCCCGTACCAAAAACTGAACCTACTGGAACGGTTAGTGGGCCCTCCTTCTGGCCAGAACAGCCACGAGGCCTCCCTGCCTTTGCACAACCAACCCCGAAGAGAGCAGCACCCCCgcgagtcccatctccccctccatctccgcgtctccaatcccccatcggagcacctgcccctcctttcccggctccagttgccgccTATCCcgccccggtcaaagtagaccacccagacgcctatacaggcaagatcggGAGCAAAGCCAAGCAGTGGCTTACAaggatgctggcctggacccggcTGAACTCACGCATGTTTCCCACGGACCAAGAAGTCCTATCCTTCCttctgatgaacatgaaggattccgcgggagcatgggcccaccctcaccttgaccagctcgGGTCCACCGGGcaatcatccaaacggttgaAGGGTTCAAAATGGGTTTTTGGCAGCGTTTggcgaccctgatgccacaagggccgccgagcggaaaaatcaccaccctcacccagtccggcacatgtGCGGActacattacaaagttcaggaccttAGCAATGGagctggactggaacaacgcggcCCTtcgaggccagtttgcccaaggcctccactgggaggtcagccgtcaAATCGCAACCCGCAAGCATCGCCCCCGCACCCTTTtagagctgcaaaatgcagcacttgtcattgataacgccctccgtgaggagcgtgctagccatccgccaaaggatagtaagtctagcagaccatccaaccccgcaagggggacgagtaccggccagtcAAGCACCGGTTCTAAGAAGCTCTCCGACGACCCAAACTTTGTGTCGGAAGAAGAACggaatcgccgccgcgccgctggcgcctgcatcaagtgcggcaaaatgggccacaagtttgcggaatgccgcacgggctggaaggccacccctattgaggaaaaggggaaggccaaggaaaccgccaaaattggcaaagactccaagtaccaattgggaaaagagtaagggtacctgctgccgcgcgcaaggaccccaaggactctggtgtTGCTctggaaatttgtaatatatcgaATAGtcacaatagaatctccccctTGTTCACAATTtccatcaaaccagagaacgAGCGGAACatatagaagtcctgatagactcaggcgccacatcatcATTTCTCCACCCACGCACTGCCAAGGCATTACGCTACCCCTAATAGACCTACCCTCACCCGTACCgtaactatgctcaatggggcccccaggcaggaaaaatctggaagaaggcagtacTCACTTTCACTTAcgatggcaaaaagatgacggagaccttcctcatctgtaaTACTGGCAGTCATGCGGCCATCCTAGGTTTAAAGTGGTTAGACGTCAtaacccagaaattgattggaacacgcGCACCCTATCCTTCCCACACACCGCCGGAatatgtggccattgccgaagaggaagaagctgatcaaaaccCCCtcgaaggagtaccctccaaataccaccaatatgccaaggtatttggagaagaagaattcaacaagcttcctccccataggcattacacattggcattgaacttaccaaagaaggccccctcaattCTCCCCTCtacagtatgacagatgCCGAGTCTGCCACACTAaaagattggctcagggatgagttgaaagcaGGGAAAATCTGCCCTAGCAAATCTTCAATTAGttcccccgtcatgtttgttccaaagaAGGACGGCTCCCGCCGCTTGGTCGTTGACTATCGTCGCCTTaacaaccggacaaaaaagaatgTATACCCGTTACCCCGCCcagatgaccttatggcccagctccgtggcgccaaggtctttaccaaactagacctaagatggggttacaacaatgtccgagtcaaagaaggtgacaaatggaagaccgccttccgcaccaagtacggcctctacgagtccctggtcatgacatttgggTTGACAAACGCTCCTGCTgcctttcagcacttcatgaacaaattgttcaaagACCTCCTGGACGTTtgtgtcatcatctaccttgatgacatcctaatttatTCCAAGGACGACGCCACACACACCAGCACGTTCACAAAGTCTTACGGCGTCTCATGgaaaaccaactgttctgtaaGGCATCCAAATGCACGTTCCACGTTACCTCGGTGGAATACCTAGGAATCATTGTCTCGGATAAGGGATTCAgcttggataagctcaaaatccaggcggtccaagaatggcccacTCCCTccaaggttaaggaagtccaatccttccttgggttCGCCAATTTCCTACGCCGGTTTGTAGCCAAttttagccacatggcccGCCCACTGCACAATCTGGTTAAGAAGGACACAATTTGGAAATGGGgaaccaaggaacaggaagctttCCAAGGGATAAAAGACGCaattaccaatgcccccgtTCTTCGCCATGCGGATCCCACCAAACCCTATTTCCTAGagacagacgcctcaggggcTGCCCTGggatccatactcagccaacgacAGGAAGACGGACGCCTCCATCCCCTAGGCTTTCTATCCGagtcattcaaaggtgccgaacagaactatgacacccacgacaaggaactgTTAGCCATCATACGCTCCTTCAAGTACTGGcgcattttcctggaagggacCGCTCACCCTGTTACCGTATTCACCAATCACCgcaacctggagtactggaaggagtcccggacattcaaccgccgccacgctagatggcacctactgcTAGCagggtataacttccaaattgtttattgcccaggaaaacagtcagggaaacccGATGCCCTCTCACAACGTGCAGATcatgccaacattccacccgCCGCCCAGACTATGCTCCCTgaccctgtatttgccaacgtagccCTAGTaactcccaaaaaggaaCTCCAATGCCAGATTGAGGGTGCCTtggaccaagacaaatccctggaggaaatactgcaattcctccagaacgAGTCAAAGGCACCACCTTCCATCAAACAAGCATTTAAGGACTACAAAATGGAAGCCGGGTTattattctaccaaggacaaattgtagtaCCAGATGTAGGCACCCTAAGGACGGACTTGCTACAAATATTCCACAACAGTCCCTTAGCTGGACATCCTGGTAGACAACGAACCCTGGAATTGGTCTTGcgtaactactactggcctggcatccgtgcGGACACTTATTGGCacgtggactcctgtgaaacatgtcaacaaattaggaagcccaagtatgCGTCCATTCCACCTCAGCCTCTAGAACTCCCAACCAGACCCTGGCAGCACGTTTCTTACGACATGATCGTTGACTTACCAAAAGACGGAAATCACGATTCAATCTTGGTCATCATTgatagcttcaccaagtacgggatatttgtcaaatgctctAAGAAACTGAAAGCCCCAGAACTAGCGGAAttattcctggaacacgtatggaaacggcATGGCATGCCCAAAAAAACGGTCTTGGATAGGGGGAAGgtgttcaacaacaagttcctaAAGGCACTGTACAAACGTCTGGGTatagaccctcacttctcctcagcgtATCACCC from Rhizoctonia solani chromosome 16, complete sequence includes the following:
- a CDS encoding Retrotransposable element Tf2 protein; this encodes MATRSRTASRAQSPSIRDTWNPSFRQPPLSNRQVERLEREIAEIKEAGIETRTNVENFPNRRCCQGWALKPPAPRPSYPEGPQPKAVEETPRPVPKTEPTGTVSGPSFWPEQPRGLPAFAQPTPKRAAPPRVPSPPPSPRLQSPIGAPAPPFPAPVAAYPAPVKVDHPDAYTGKIGSKAKQWLTRMLAWTRLNSRMFPTDQEVLSFLLMNMKDSAGAWAHPHLDQLGSTGQSSKRLKGPPSGKITTLTQSGTCADYITKFRTLAMELDWNNAALRGQFAQGLHWEVSRQIATRKHRPRTLLELQNAALVIDNALREERASHPPKDSKSSRPSNPARGTSTGQSSTGSKKLSDDPNFVSEEERNRRRAAGACIKCGKMGHKFAECRTGWKATPIEEKGKAKETAKIGKDSKYQLGKDHAAILGLKWLDVITQKLIGTRAPYPSHTPPEYVAIAEEEEADQNPLEGVPSKYHQYAKALHIGIELTKEGPLNSPLYSMTDAESATLKDWLRDELKAGKICPSKSSISSPVMFVPKKDGSRRLVVDYRRLNNRTKKNVYPLPRPDDLMAQLRGAKVFTKLDLRWGYNNVRVKEGDKWKTAFRTKYGLYESLVMTFGLTNAPAAFQHFMNKLFKDLLDHVHKVLRRLMENQLFCKASKCTFHVTSVEYLGIIVSDKGFSLDKLKIQAVQEWPTPSKVKEVQSFLGFANFLRRFVANFSHMARPLHNLVKKDTIWKWGTKEQEAFQGIKDAITNAPVLRHADPTKPYFLETDASGAALGSILSQRQEDGRLHPLGFLSESFKGAEQNYDTHDKELLAIIRSFKYWRIFLEGTAHPVTVFTNHRNLEYWKESRTFNRRHARWHLLLAGYNFQIVYCPGKQSGKPDALSQRADHANIPPAAQTMLPDPVFANVALVTPKKELQCQIEGALDQDKSLEEILQFLQNESKAPPSIKQAFKDYKMEAGLLFYQGQIVVPDVGTLRTDLLQIFHNSPLAGHPGRQRTLELVLRNYYWPGIRADTYWHVDSCETCQQIRKPKYASIPPQPLELPTRPWQHVSYDMIVDLPKDGNHDSILVIIDSFTKYGIFVKCSKKLKAPELAELFLEHVWKRHGMPKKTVLDRGKVFNNKFLKALYKRLGIDPHFSSAYHPQSDGQTERVNPSIEHFLRAYSGVNQQDWTRWLPMAEFAYNNAVHSSTGKTPFKALYGWEPSLTPSNIPTDVPEANDLAQTMEKQWKEVESALRQSKARMTAGEEGSPIEFKLGEEAWLDAKNVNLKTLSPKLTEQRLGLFKVTKKISDRAYQLELPPTMRIHNVFYVGLLSKVKRDDKRVFENRPPPITVDGEEEYEVEGITDMEERDGKWFFRVKWKGYGSEEHLGTKGKPQECRKNPKEF
- a CDS encoding tigger transposable element-derived protein 6, coding for MFCVYDTTGEKLLPFTIGFASRPCCFTNGPPSNYGFDYASNKKAWMTAKLWQAYLERLNAQMESQGCRILLLCDNASSHKHDPARTPNIEVYYLPPNLTSWIQPMDAGIIRNFKSNYRWLHTKFVLDCEAAGMLNPYKVHQLDAMCLSQQAWDKVSASSIRNCWQHTGILPKLWEVERQLSNVSL